Within the Sebastes umbrosus isolate fSebUmb1 chromosome 5, fSebUmb1.pri, whole genome shotgun sequence genome, the region tttttctcaattttGCTCTTTCTCATAGGCGTCGTCGATGCTACGAGCATCCATCGCACCGCAGTAAGTCTTAAATCTGAAGCTGCTGATATGTGCATTTTGGTAAGTGCCGTGATGAAAACACGACtcacttgtgttttgtttttttattaatctccAGGAGATCCAAGGAGGTGCCGATGCTGCCCTCACTGGACTATGAGAAGCTGAAGAGAGACCTGGTTGAAGGCTCAGACAGACTCAGGTCCCTGCTGCTTCAGGCGCTGCGCTGGGTGAGCATTCATATTcttatttacaatatattagCATTTTACCATTCTATACTGTACAGTGTATGGTGTAAGGgtttttttaggatttttttaagACAAGCTAACAAAGTGATGCAAGTTAAACATAGCAAATTCCATGTTTTTCCACAATTTATTCTTCACTTTGCATGTGTACTCCTTCAAGTCTTCATTGGTGGGTCTGTTTctcacgttttgtttttttagagacTGACTCGCTCCCTCCCTGGTGAACAAAGAGACACCGTGCTTCAGGCCTTCATCAGTAACGATCTGCTGGAGCGCTACAGCACACAACAGGTGGGATCATAGGACTACAGCTTTTAATGTAATTGTATTGTGGTGTGTTTTAACACTATAAAACAAGTTCTTTCTCCACTGATGTGAATGGAATTTTTCCCAACCGTTGTTTCATGCAAccatcagtaaaaaaaatatttcttgtccATTGGCCTCACTGCCTAATTAATCCCCAGGCTCTGGTTTCAGGCAGGCCTGAGCAGGTGAATTGGCACCTTCGCTGAATGCACACAGGTTTGTTTCTCACCTGCCACTGACTTAATGCTGCAAAGTGGGTGAAGAGCATCGACTGTAGAcctaggccctgttcagacctggcattaacatacATCTTGGGTGATCCGCTCACAaatggacagctctaagtacatctcttcacacctggtattagcATGTGTGACctcttgtgatcggatctcactgtcccgctctatatgcaaataaacatgtaacCTACATCATTTGCATCAAAATGCgtttggttttttttaacaggcgGGAGACAGCAGAAGTAATATCCATAATCCTACCTATTCATGAAATACATTACATTAGTACATTTTATGAACTTAAAACTATAAGGTtattgggtaacacttcattttacaggtcatggtaattaggtgataattagcaagttacctatttgaaatttctttagaattactgccaaattaccccaatatttacctcaaaatgtatggaaaattactttattataaacataatttaataattatatactgctatttcccaatagctggcaataattattttaataatttgatTTTAATCGGACTGGAGACTTCTCGTGACATGTTCCCAGCCTCAGATTAAGAATCCTTCTCTTGAGCAATTTCCCGTTTTCATTTAACAAAAGGCCAGAGCAGAAAACACCGATTATATTACTAATGTCACCCTTTGTAAAGGCTTTCTGAAGCCACATGTCTTTCTTCCATGCTTTATTGttctattcttttctttttacattccCTTCACCGTGCCTTTAGTCGTAGTGTCCGATGTTAAATACAATCCCTTTACAGAGGAGTAAGCGATCCTAACCTCACACCtgagctctttgtttatgtactTACCACGGTGCTCCAAGCCAACCCTGAATGACACAAGGGCATTTACTGTAAGAGCCACAATAATAGTGGACGGGTGTCAATTTCTTGTCATCaaataacaaatacaaatgttctgtgtttgtgaaaaaaagCAGTTATTACGTAAGATTTCCCAGCATGACAGTTCTAGCAACACGGATATCACTCCCCATCCGGTTTGATCGGGCCAGTTCCGTAAACTTCCATAAAGTTGTGCAACTCATCTTTGTCGCCATGACAACTTTACTTGAGGACGTTCTGCCTTTTCACACACTCAACCTGTTAAGACTATGTGACTTAAATGATGCCTAAAGCTCACCACCTGGCACTTGACTGATACAGTTTAGCCTACATATCACTACAATGTTAAAGTATAGCTATCCTTTCAAGGTTTCTGAAATGTACACTAGGAAGTTTCCACACAACGTACGTCTGGTGAGGTGATGCTGCCACACCATTTGAACTAGAAGTAAAATCTAAATGTAGCACGCTTTGTTTAAAGTTTCATCTATGTATTGTTATTACTGTATAAAGTGACAAGCAGTGAGGGTACCGCTGGATGTTCATAGAATACTAATGCAATGCAGTGGAAAGACATTAGCTACGGTACAGGTTGCTGACCAGTTTAACCAATAATTCCAGCTCTGCATCAGATcacattaaaaatgtcttagtGGGAAAAAGAAACCAAATGTATAGGGTGCTGTGGGCAGTTCAGGAAGTGTGGGAGATTAGAGCACTCTCAAATCTCGGCTGACTGCCTTTTTAATAATCTTGAAATCTCAGCATCTATTGAGATAAGTGTTTATCAGCCGcacataataattaataatgactGATTGTACCTGAATGCAGCagatataataatcataattctaaactacattttgtgttttcacaGAAAACTTTGCTTCATTTAATGGGATCGAAGAACGAGATCGTCCGCCAATACATGGCTCGCCTCATCAATGCATTCGCTTCCCTTGCTGAGGGTAAGTGCTCCAGCTTCATTATAATTTCTTTGTAACATGAGTCATCATCTGACTGGATGCATTTGGAGTTTCACGGAAGACCTCATAGAGCTTTTACCATAACTTTGCATCCAGGTTTGAAATCGCTGATGATCCTCCGCAGCAGGACGTTTTGCAAACAGACGATGTTGTAAAGACAAATATTATTTGTGCTGATACAAATGACTTTCTATTATGTAGAAAGTGGTTGCGATGAGATTATTTTCTTAGAGATGAATTAGTTAACAGCCAGGTTTACCCATCATTGATAAGTCCAGTTAGCTTTGcttttgtatatatatagattttcATTGTTTAAGCCACTACTTGTAATCAAACTGGTGTATTTCTATATTGTCCGGACTATTTCTTGCTTATTGATCTTCATTTCATGTTGTGTTTAATGCTTACAGGCCGGATTTACCTCTCCCAAATGCCCACTCTTCTGAAACTTCTGACAGAGGTACTTAGGATGGAGGAAAGAGACTCCGTCACTAGAGAGAATGTGCTAGTGGCCCTGCAGAAACTCAGCCTCAGGTacatcaaaaatatttttatataccCTTTATTTTAGACTAAATGTCATGTTTATAAACCAGATTATGTACCAGTTTTTGTAGTGAACAACCAGTCGTCACCTAATTGTCAAACATGggtatatttcattatttcaacTGGTAGATGGCCCTCAAATCATAATAAACCTAAATTAACATGGGCAAGACCGCTAAATTCATGCTCACTTTATCTCTTTAAATGTGATGAGTCATCCGGAATCGATTgcattttaaaggtgcttttTTTCTTGGACATCAACCTGAATTCCTGTCCTGTTGAGGAACACAAATATTTCTGTTCAAGTTGCTTTTttaatccatcatttatcatctTGTCTCGGTAGGAGGAGCCAGCAGACCGCCATGATAACAGacgatctgattggctggctggtGGATGAGCTGCAGGACTCAGACTGCCTGAGCGACTACACCCTGGAgtactctgctgctctgctcatgAACCTGTGTCTGCGAACGAAAGGTAAAGGCGAGACACTGGTAGATACAGAACAGAGACACAGTTGAATAATTGTTAGAATACCCAAACCCTCTGAGATTTGGCTGGATATTCTCCTCACAGGACATTTCGCTTATACATTTGATCAGTTTTAAACAAAACCATTTAAAAGCAGCTAAACTCTATCAAATGTACTCTATATATATGACAACTTtgctttattacacggctttgttgaatactcgattctgattgctCAATCACgccgttctacggtctgttatttctttatagcagaccgttgctatgtatagcagaccgttgctatgtatagcagaccgttgctatgtatagcagaccgttgctatgtataacagaccgttgctatgtatagcagaccgttgctatgtataacagaccgttgctatggacgcagttttGATCTTGGAATCTGAGGgaccttttttgtgtcaaattattgatttcttaagtgaGTAGACATTTAACAAGCAGGCTAATGTaatgaaataaaccccgacagggcgatgcctgCATCggggtgccgcatcgccctgtcagggtttatacACAACAACGAccagctcactgtacattaACCCTTACTTATTCCCCAAATGTTTTTGACCCTGAAATGTGGGAATAAAGCCTTGTGAATTGTAGTGTAGTGCCACCCCCCCATATAAAGGGCAGGTGAGGTCATTTTTGCAccagaaaacttaaaaaaaaagggatgttGAAGAACCAGGTCGATAAGCAGGCGTAGTGCAAAAACAGTGGCATTTATTAACAAAACATTTACTGAAACAAAGGGCAAAAAAGAAACCCAGGAAAtgcaataaaactttatttaaactgAATCAAAAGAACGACCAAACAAAGGAAAGCTGACAACTTCACATCTCAATCTATTTAGGGGCACCATCAATACCAATGAGCACACAAAATATAGAATGTAATTTAATGCAGAACTACCTTACGTATCTTCCTACATCTTAACAGAGCCCAGCTGCTTCATGTCATGAGAACATAATGAGGCAAACCTGTTTCCACTCTCCTTGAACTACCCCAACATCTCAGACAGAACGACAAAACTCCTATGAACCCATAAAGCAAATGAGCAATTaagcagacacaaaaacactgttAATCTTGGAGAACAGGGCCTAGTGAAAAGGGAGAAAGGCAACCTGTTCATAGTATTAAAGGGGAGTTGTGCAACTAGTTTAACTGTGTATATCTAGCTGAAcctgtgatactgtatcaaggGTTTCTTGAAGCGCAACCAAGAAACATAGGGAGGGGAATTGTATCTTACTATTAGTCCACTGTGTCAGTGTAAATCAATGTTATCTCTTTTAAGGCCGCATAGACTATCCGTCTAACTTTGTTCCTGTTGGATGATTTTATTATGGCCGGAGGAAAGGCCATTATTTTTGCGTTTGCATTCATTACAACATTTTAGCTTTTACAGCTTCTTCTGAACACAGTGCTTATCTGTGCGCTCTCCTTTTTACTCATTTCTTTCTACATCCTATCTTTGTTCATGTCACTCCCCTTTAGTGTCAGTACGCCAAAGATACGATCCCTCTTTCTCAGTACCTTCATTTTTGTCTCAGTTGCTTCGGGGCCTGCTTTTTATACACTGCACTGTGTTTGATTTATCAGTGGTTTTATTATCTTacaaacaaaaagataaaatgCAGAggaaattttaaaaataaatattgggCTTGAGGGAATCGTTTATTATTAATCGGAGTGAAAAGTCATcccattttaaaacaaacacaaaagtcaCACTGTAGGATAAAAAACTTTTGGGTTGTTAAATTTacacaagtgtgtgtatgtgtgtgtgtgtgtgtctgtgtgtctttgtacagGAAAAAGGAAGTGTGCGGAGAACGCCAAGCACGTGCTAAAAGTTCTAACTGACGTCCTTGGACATGAGAACCATGAGGTGATCACACACATCCGTCAGCACTTGCACACAGATGTTAAACTCACAATGCATGTGATGCGCACGCAGAACACACTCACAGAGGTTGAAAAACGCAGCGTACGGTACATATTAACACAATTTGCTCACAAATTCAGAAAGCAGCAtgttgttaataatgttaatacatGATACAGAGGACTAAACCATCTACCGTATTGTCTTAAAAGGgaaccacaaaaaaaagagttggCAATATTTTGCAGCGCTGAACTAAAACTTAAATCCAAACGTGGACAACACACAGCATTTCATACATGAATACAGCTTCACCACCTGTCGATGTGTTGAAATACCACTGTAACCCAAGCAGACACACCCAGGCTTACCATAAAACAAAGTTTATGATGCCTTCCGGAGTGTTTGGCCGTATTGTTAGAAATGAAACTTACAgtaagtctataaaatgtaaacaactcAAGCTTCTGTCAATTTTATGAAAGGCTTCCGGCAACTTTGGAGGGCCATTAACTCAAGCTGTTGTAGTCTCACCACTTCCTGACATACTGTACGCTATAAAAAATAGACTTGTATTTGGATCCACTGCATTCTTTTCctcttcatttccatgtttccTTGCTGCTGCCCGTTCATACAAGCTGTTACCATTTGGCCTGTGATCATAAAGATAGAGGCTGTGTCTGTGTCACTTTGCTCTCCCAGATTCGACCATATGTGAATGGAGCCCTGTACAGTATCCTGTGTATTCCCTCTGTGAGACAGGAAGCCAAAGAGATGGTGAGATAGCAGAAATGTCTTCACCTGCTTGGAGGAAACAGacacagtttgtgttttgtttttttttgctctgcaTTTGTCTCTTTATGTCATCGCACAACACAGTGTTTGGAGGGGAAACGACAGGTGTTCACAGTCATATGATACAGATACTGTACTCAAATACTGGTGAGCTGGTGGGTTGTGTTTATGCAGGAGAGTATGGATGGGGCTGGGTCCATCCTGTCCAACAAATAAGACATTTAAGCAGATGCATCAAACATCAATGATCATTACCAACACAATTACCATACATTATAGCTCTTTGACCACCAGCCAATTGTTATTAGAGTGTATACTGCCTTTGAATATTCACTCACTGATTTTGATTCTGAAGCTAACAAGAAAGCTAGTACATGTGTTTTTGCCTTTCAGCTGTAAAGTTGTGTGGTGTGACATGTGTTTCCCTCACATGTGTGCAGAGTGTGGAGGAGATTCTCCGCTGCTACAGCAAAGAGGAGAACCCGGACCTCAATAGACAGATTGAGTTCATCATTAAACAGCTAAACTCAGGTTAGTGAAGTCAACTTTACTGTTACAGTGGATGTATTCTACTCTGCAAGTGACAGTGTGCTAATTTAGGGTTTTGGGCAGCTGGTGTTACTGACAGTTATTATGCACTGGTAGCCACATATAATATTGAAGAAGTGCTTTACATAGAAGGAAATTGAACAagtatatgtaaatgtaaagtcTGGCGGCTTTTGTTAGTGGtatataatgtgttaaataatatcaattattttttattttattttttacagataCTTGATGCATTTCTTTAATCAAAATCCCTACTTTTTTATcattctttgtcatttaaactaTATAAGCCTTTGGAATTATATTCCAAAGTGAAGCAGTGAGtgactcctgctgctgttgttgtttttttatgttccaCCCAGCTGATGAAGAGGGGCCAGAgtcagatgatgaagaggaagaggatgacaATGATGTAAGTCATTAAACATTTAGACATTGATACGTTATTgctttacattgttgtattatGTATATACCCATCTACACATTATTCAGCCTTTATTTTAACTTGGAAAAACATTGGGGTCCTCATTCACAATGTAGtctaataaacaaaacaaaacaaaatctgagGCACTAAACTTAAATTAAAATGGCTATAAAGagtagaaataataaaaagccaaaatagtaaaataataaaaccataagaataaataaattacaatttaAAGCAAATGAATCAACTAAAACAAGAACTGGAAGTGAAATAGGATGAAATAAAAAGGATAGAAGCTTTAAATTGTTCTGCATGTTATTCCATGTTGCATTACTTTAATTCATAACTATAGGAATATATTAACAAAGACAGatcaaaagaacaaaaaaggaggagtgGATGAAAGATGAGGGTCAGAGGAAGCACGACCAGAAATGAACACCTCATATTTGACACCTTTCCCAAACCTATAGATGGCAATCTCAGCGTGACACAGATATTAGATGTCGCCCACCATGCGTGTatagggggaggaggggtgatGGTCTTGGCAGATTGTATTCTGTGGGAAAGTGGGTTATCGAGATAAGGTATGCGGTTGTAAGTTAAAGTGGGAATGGCTGAAgtgtctatgtatgtgtgtcccCATATTCCCCCCGTGGTTGCATAAGGACTCCTTGAGTGAGTGGCCTTATTCCATTGCCTCTGATCTCAGACGTGTAGCTGCTATCCGTTTACGGCGGCTATAAGGGAGAACTGATATATGTTTCCCACTTGTGAAAGTGAGTCCAACAAGTGTAGACTACACTGCTCTCTTGTTGGCACCGTGTGGCTTAGTGCCAAGCATTGTATTAGTGTTTAACCTAGTTTGTAGACTCACATCAATGGAATTgtgaaaaagttaattttaattAGGCACCATAATAATAGCAATGAACACACCTCCGAGCCTTTTATATAACGGTGTTTAATGTTGGGAGACTTCTTAGAAATGTGGTCACGATGTCAGCTGTGTCATTGTGACCGTTATGTTTCGGATTGTTTCTGAAACACACCTCATGTCCACTACAAATGATGTCATTTTTATCTGATTAACCCTCATTGTCTTGTGACAGGAAGATTTAATGGAAACGGAACTTGATCTAGAGGAAGTCCTCCAACCACAGCCAAGGGAACTGTCTGGGGAGAGTCTGCTCACCACTGAGTACCTGGGAGTAAGagcaacacacatacactcactaCACTCCTTACTATGCACAAGTTAAATTAACATGTTTGCTCACAGTAAGTCCTGGCAGACTGCTTACGGCAAGTTTTGGTGTTCGTGTGTACTACACAGTTCCAGCTAGTTCGAGATGCAGCAGTTAAAGGAAACAATCCCTGCAATAAGGGGAACCGATACTGTTTGTACTGCCGTGTGTGCATGCAAAAGAGACATTACACATCTTATGAATTGCAAGATTTTATGTCATTGTGCTACTTAATACTAGATGGCTAGAGGAAGGACACAAGCAGGCCCTCACATTGAAGGAAGCTGTTCCAATAATAAGTGTCTAAAATGTTAATATCTAAAAGCACAGACGGGCCCTAATCTAGAAGAGCTTTAAacgagcagtgtgtaacatttcataggaatcttttagcagaaatggaatataatattcataactatgttttcattagtgtataatcacatgaaactaaaaatcgttgtgttttcgttagcttcgaatgagcccttcatatctacatacggtagcgagtgggtcctcttcacggagtctaccatgttgctccgccatgtttcaacagtagcccagaacggacaaaccaaacactggctctagagagagcctttcgcgtttttacgttacctgaagggcaggccactgtagttctgcAACATGCTTGAGAagctgcggtaacgtgagccgtagAGTGCTaaaccatggtaccgccagctactgtctgacttccgttgctcctaaaatgTGTTTAGGAAACAAATTTTTCTTTCGGCATGAGATTATCACTAcaatctgtctctctgctgttatatatatactgttttttaattatcttttgtgtgtgttgttgtataGATTATGACAAACATGGCAAAAGTGAAGAGGAAGTCAACCCCTCTGTCACAACCAAGTGTTGATGAACCCCTACAACGGCCAGTCACCCCAAGTTCTCATCGTAACGTCAGCACGGTGTAAGTcaaaaacacccacagacaATGTCAGACAGTCTGAATTGCAGTTCATTCATGGTGTCTTTGAGGTCAGGGTGACAGGGAAGTGTGCAGGATGAGGTTTAGTTTCTTGCTCAAGGGTACTTCAGTTTCACATTTCCAGATAATGTGTAAAATACCACAGAATGCTATATTTAGATAAAGTCATATCATGTGATGTCTGGCCTCTTCTCTTAAATGTGGATCATTTTACATACAGCACGTAGTCTGAGCTGAAGGTCATTTTGACAATGATTACGTTACCCTCCTTTGTTACAGGGATAATGAAGATCCTACATCTATTAAACCTAGAGCAGTAGGTCAAAGCAAGAATGGGTTCAAATACATGTTGTCGTTAATCGTCGCAAAGCCCGACTGAACTGTTCATGTACAGTAGAGGAATGAGTCAGCAGGAGGAGATGCAAACCGGAGCCGCTTTGTACTGAAAGGCAGATCATTGTCAATAAAAAGTGTAATCCAGACAGCAGGGATAAAAAAGAGAGTGTTATTTTAGAGTAATGGATATGACAGGTATGAGGGATCGGTGTACTAGTGTGCTCCAGAGATAAGGGAGCGTCAACTCACAGCAAGTAAGTGATACATTGGTTTTATAACTTACCAACTAGAACCAATGGTAAATCTAACCCTTGTTTATATAGCATGTTTGTACAACCATGAGCAGGTAGCACTAGAAAACCATTATGAAATGATACTAACTACCAATATGAACATCCAAGTTCCCACCAAAACTGagttgtgttgtttgtgttgtgtgtagGGATTATCGATCCGGTGACGGTAGCAGGGACAGGGAATTCCCCCTCAGCAGACAGAAGAGCGAGGAAGGAAGCCTGCCTCCTTCTCGATACAACTCCCGACCTCCTACACGCTCCGGCAGTCGCCCCAGTACTGCTGACTCCCTACGTCACAGCATCGGTGGGTGCATGCCATTTACCTTCCGAAAGTGTTTTCAAATGGGATTTAccaagaaataaatacatttgtcagAATGCTGTGGCTATTCATCAGATGTTTGCAGTCAGATTGCTCATACTGAAAATCAGCTGCGTATTTGTTGGACAATTTAATTGTCCCTTTCACCTGCTGCTCTTTATTTGGTTTCTATTTGATGCGATGCCCAGTGTCCACTAGGCAAGGAAGCTCCTGCGACTTCCTCAGAAAGCATAAGGGATAAAGACTCAGCAAAATTGGCGCCGAATGGCTAATGACTTATTTTGACTTTCCATATTAACCAACGTCAGCAGCATGGCATCGGGTTGTGCTCATGTGTTCCATAGTGACCACAATGTGTAACAGCACtgttacattgttttatttaaagaggacctattaggcttttcccctttcctttagtatgttatatagttttgtgtgcatgtaaaaggtctgcaaagttacaaagcccaaagtccacgccaaagggagttactcacCCCCACAGAAGCACTGCTCTTGAACTTCCAGAAACACGTTGCttaaagtcccgccttttcttctgtaacgtggtgatgtcacaaagtaacacatttgcaaaatacctgcctagcggctagtttggcacgccttcAAACTAAGAAAGTTAGGGTGGAGCTGgcgcggagtctgaagagtttggttcggttggccaatcacaacagtaggccagctgaccaatcagagcagactgggcttttcgggagggagtgggggcaggagctcaaacagagcgtttcagacagagggtgaaaagaggtgctgcagcacagccggtatgagaaaagaaaAGCGTTTttagaacattaaagcatgtaaacatgttctagtagaaacccaaaatacaagtatagtATACCTGAAagtaagcataataggtcctctttaagttttgAGTCTAAAAAGCCagatgttgaacgatagtacacaaattgagtatgtagtgcatagtatgcgatttcgaaCGAAGCCCTATAGTTTGGTATAATTCCAAAAGTAGTGCGATGAAGCTCTAATATATCCttcctctctgtcacacacactaacacacacacacgctcagacTCAGAGTGCGGCCGATTGTCCCAGGAGTCCGAGTTGGACAGGCCATATGAAGGGCGAGCCAGAAAAGGACGTTCCCAGGAGGAACACAATGGACAATCTGCCAGGTAAGctgacacacataaacacattcaTAATAAGggactgtgtgttttgtgtagttTTTGTGTGTGGCTGAAACagcgagagatcttcaacttgAACATCATTCCCTGTTTCAAGTTTATCGTCACACGTATTAGAAGCGGTGCATTTCAGTTCAATGAACAGTTTGTGCTCTGGCTGCCTCCTGATGGCACGTAACatcatgaaatataaaatacattcatGTTCCAGCCGCAGCACGCTTCACCAAGCATTGCTAATGTAATACTGTGTGGCAAGCGGGGCATCGTCGGCATAGAGACGGCCTATATCTTGACCGCAGGCTGGTTCAGCTGCTGAAAGAAAGTGGATGATAAGTTCCGGTACAGTGGCCGTATATACAGCCCCGTTCTGAAAGGAGCCTGTTGTAATAGCACATTTTCAGTTCACTGCTCAGCAGAATTGAGAGGACAAGCCTATAGATGGTTAGCGGGTGTGTGAAATCAATCCGAGCCATTCCTATATTTTTACTCTACTGGGTGTCTCTCAGTCAGAACCGCTGAATTCAGTTGGGGTGAGCTGTGGGTTGTGCAAATAACAGAGGAGCCTTGTCTTGCCTACATCATAAAAAAGAGGATGATGAGTGTATTAGGACGAGAACATACATATATAACCAAATTCTGTGTCTGACTTCAAAAGAAGCACATGAATAGAAAGACCACagcaataacacaataaaaccacaatatttcaGTGACAAGTCTTCAGCTTGTTGGTGCGTTTAGTCGGTTGTTTGGGAACGTTTTACTATAAAAGAGAACCAGAGTAAGACTGTTAGGCAATAAGAGTAAACAGTGCGAGTCAGCTGAGGTTCCTGTGAAACCCTGGGATGTGTGTCAGCgtatttgtgtgtctgcagagagaTCTGGCAAGAGCATCGCACGCACTACACCGATCGGTGACTCAGCACCGCCAAGCCGG harbors:
- the LOC119488653 gene encoding lisH domain-containing protein ARMC9 isoform X2, encoding MSSREAARMGDILATEADLLGMIKEYLKFEEFEETVQGFDKECRSKGKLVSKPQGSSLRDSKTRGTQRDLLSSFDDGDHKVFFELWTENIPSEIKDTDTEAQSLEFYLHVHFTIYPLRRHPGRHDRAEFEERISYFKQYLENRGAALSQTAEFLPYYALPFVPNPTIHPSFKDLFQDSWIPQLREKLEPFLSVTLKPSNTPRLLNLYKEGGRSTKEAMQQLQLQLVESDRRITSYSRKFNKMQADYHNLIGITAELVDSLEATVSGKMISPEYLQSVCVRLFSSQMRQSVVQSVVQSTDFTRPGTGYYSMSPYDDGYASSMLRASIAPQRSKEVPMLPSLDYEKLKRDLVEGSDRLRSLLLQALRWRLTRSLPGEQRDTVLQAFISNDLLERYSTQQKTLLHLMGSKNEIVRQYMARLINAFASLAEGRIYLSQMPTLLKLLTEVLRMEERDSVTRENVLVALQKLSLRRSQQTAMITDDLIGWLVDELQDSDCLSDYTLEYSAALLMNLCLRTKGKRKCAENAKHVLKVLTDVLGHENHEIRPYVNGALYSILCIPSVRQEAKEMSVEEILRCYSKEENPDLNRQIEFIIKQLNSADEEGPESDDEEEEDDNDEDLMETELDLEEVLQPQPRELSGESLLTTEYLGIMTNMAKVKRKSTPLSQPSVDEPLQRPVTPSSHRNVSTVDYRSGEEGSLPPSRYNSRPPTRSGSRPSTADSLRHSIDSECGRLSQESELDRPYEGRARKGRSQEEHNGQSASGDYVPAFTSRPMVPRTPDTAGSQNTSAQRARGPALAPQFSQSEPQQSSRPGSASSTGGGGRQSGSSQSKRR
- the LOC119488653 gene encoding lisH domain-containing protein ARMC9 isoform X1, which encodes MSSREAARMGDILATEADLLGMIKEYLKFEEFEETVQGFDKECRSKGKLVSKPQGSSLRDSKTRGTQRDLLSSFDDGDHKVFFELWTENIPSEIKDTDTEAQSLEFYLHVHFTIYPLRRHPGRHDRAEFEERISYFKQYLENRGAALSQTAEFLPYYALPFVPNPTIHPSFKDLFQDSWIPQLREKLEPFLSVTLKPSNTPRLLNLYKEGGRSTKEAMQQLQLQLVESDRRITSYSRKFNKMQADYHNLIGITAELVDSLEATVSGKMISPEYLQSVCVRLFSSQMRQSVVQSVVQSTDFTRPGTGYYSMSPYDDGYASSMLRASIAPQRSKEVPMLPSLDYEKLKRDLVEGSDRLRSLLLQALRWRLTRSLPGEQRDTVLQAFISNDLLERYSTQQKTLLHLMGSKNEIVRQYMARLINAFASLAEGRIYLSQMPTLLKLLTEVLRMEERDSVTRENVLVALQKLSLRRSQQTAMITDDLIGWLVDELQDSDCLSDYTLEYSAALLMNLCLRTKGKRKCAENAKHVLKVLTDVLGHENHEIRPYVNGALYSILCIPSVRQEAKEMSVEEILRCYSKEENPDLNRQIEFIIKQLNSADEEGPESDDEEEEDDNDEDLMETELDLEEVLQPQPRELSGESLLTTEYLGIMTNMAKVKRKSTPLSQPSVDEPLQRPVTPSSHRNVSTVDYRSGDGSRDREFPLSRQKSEEGSLPPSRYNSRPPTRSGSRPSTADSLRHSIDSECGRLSQESELDRPYEGRARKGRSQEEHNGQSASGDYVPAFTSRPMVPRTPDTAGSQNTSAQRARGPALAPQFSQSEPQQSSRPGSASSTGGGGRQSGSSQSKRR
- the LOC119488653 gene encoding lisH domain-containing protein ARMC9 isoform X4; protein product: MSSREAARMGDILATEADLLGMIKEYLKFEEFEETVQGFDKECRSKGKLVSKPQGSSLRDSKTRGTQRDLLSSFDDGDHKVFFELWTENIPSEIKDTDTEAQSLEFYLHVHFTIYPLRRHPGRHDRAEFEERISYFKQYLENRGAALSQTAEFLPYYALPFVPNPTIHPSFKDLFQDSWIPQLREKLEPFLSVTLKPSNTPRLLNLYKEGGRSTKEAMQQLQLQLVESDRRITSYSRKFNKMQADYHNLIGITAELVDSLEATVSGKMISPEYLQSVCVRLFSSQMRQSVVQSVVQSTDFTRPGTGYYSMSPYDDGYASSMLRASIAPQRSKEVPMLPSLDYEKLKRDLVEGSDRLRSLLLQALRWRLTRSLPGEQRDTVLQAFISNDLLERYSTQQKTLLHLMGSKNEIVRQYMARLINAFASLAEGRIYLSQMPTLLKLLTEVLRMEERDSVTRENVLVALQKLSLRRSQQTAMITDDLIGWLVDELQDSDCLSDYTLEYSAALLMNLCLRTKGKRKCAENAKHVLKVLTDVLGHENHEIRPYVNGALYSILCIPSVRQEAKEMSVEEILRCYSKEENPDLNRQIEFIIKQLNSADEEGPESDDEEEEDDNDEDLMETELDLEEVLQPQPRELSGESLLTTEYLGIMTNMAKVKRKSTPLSQPSVDEPLQRPVTPSSHRNVSTV